From one Solanum stenotomum isolate F172 chromosome 12, ASM1918654v1, whole genome shotgun sequence genomic stretch:
- the LOC125848755 gene encoding uncharacterized protein LOC125848755: protein MVDVDRRMTGLNPAHLAGLRRLSARAAASSPSTPVPPRNSLLSFSSLADKVISHLKSSGIQVQAGLSDVEFARAEAEFGFAFPPDLKAVLSAGLPIGPGFPDWRSTGPARFQLRASIDLPIAAISFHIARNALWSKSWGPRPCDPEKAIKIARNALKRAPLLIPIFNHCYIPCNPCLAGNPIFYVDENRIFCCGFDLSDFFDRESSLFQSSDPQILSKQRSLSEKSAGSSSIFSRRSLDTLSGGRTPRWVEFWSDAAVDRRRRNSNSSSSCSTSPERYFEMPKSKMPNWVDEYVDNIGSVLKEGGWAESDVKEIVQVTASGFFEGEMILLDNQAVMDALLVKADRFSDSLRKAGWSSEEVSYALGFDYRPEKEKKPAKKLSPELAERIGKLAESVTRSRSSS from the coding sequence ATGGTCGACGTAGACCGGAGGATGACCGGGCTGAATCCGGCTCACTTAGCCGGACTCCGCCGTCTATCCGCAAGAGCCGCCGCTTCTTCTCCGTCAACTCCGGTGCCTCCTCGGAATAGTCTCCTTTCCTTCTCCTCCCTTGCTGATAAAGTTATATCTCATCTCAAGAGCTCTGGTATTCAGGTTCAGGCCGGGTTGTCGGATGTGGAGTTCGCTAGAGCTGAAGCAGAGTTTGGGTTTGCTTTTCCacctgacttaaaagctgttCTCTCCGCCGGTTTACCCATCGGACCCGGTTTTCCTGACTGGCGCTCTACTGGTCCGGCTCGGTTCCAGCTTCGTGCTTCGATTGACTTACCCATCGCTGCAATTTCATTCCATATAGCTCGTAATGCCTTGTGGTCTAAGTCTTGGGGTCCTAGGCCATGTGACCCAGAAAAGGCAATTAAAATAGCCAGAAATGCTCTCAAAAGAGCTCCACTTCTGATACCCATTTTCAACCATTGTTACATTCCTTGTAATCCTTGTTTAGCTGGTAACCCAATTTTCTACGTGGACGAAAATCGGATTTTCTGCTGCGGGTTTGATCTATCCGACTTCTTTGATCGTGAATCATCTTTGTTCCAAAGTTCAGATCCTCAGATTCTTTCAAAACAACGCTCTTTAAGCGAAAAATCAGCTGGTTCATCATCCATTTTCTCAAGGAGGAGCCTCGATACACTCTCCGGTGGTCGGACGCCGCGTTGGGTGGAGTTCTGGAGCGATGCTGCCGTAGATCGAAGGCGGAGGAACTCAAATTCGTCATCGTCATGTTCAACCTCACCGGAAAGGTACTTTGAAATGCCCAAGTCCAAAATGCCTAATTGGGTCGACGAGTACGTAGATAATATCGGGTCGGTTTTGAAAGAAGGCGGGTGGGCTGAATCGGATGTGAAGGAAATTGTACAAGTTACAGCTTCTGGATTCTTCGAAGGTGAAATGATATTGTTGGATAATCAAGCGGTTATGGATGCTCTTCTTGTGAAAGCGGATCGGTTCTCTGATTCGCTCCGTAAGGCCGGGTGGAGCTCCGAAGAAGTTTCTTATGCACTGGGTTTTGATTATCGACCGGAGAAGGAAAAGAAACCGGCTAAGAAGCTTTCACCGGAGTTAGCGGAAAGAATCGGGAAATTGGCTGAGTCGGTAACCCGTTCACGGTCATCATCATAG